The following is a genomic window from Priestia aryabhattai.
TAACCATATCTTAAAGAACTTCGTGTTTGAAGTATGTGATGCCGAAGCAAACTGGTCAATCGAGAACTTCATTGAAATTGAAATGGATAAAATCCGTGAAACAGTTGGAGATAGAAAAGTACTTTGCGCACTTAGCGGTGGAGTAGATTCTTCAGTAGTAGCTGTATTAATTCATAAAGCAATTGGTGATCAGTTAACATGTATGTTCGTAGATCACGGTTTATTACGTAAAGGTGAAGCGGAAAGCGTAATGGAAACATTCAGCGAAGGCTTTAATATGAACGTAATTAAAATTGATGCTAAAGATCGCTTCTTAGAAAAATTAAGCGGCGTATCAGATCCTGAACAAAAGCGTAAAATCATCGGTAATGAATTTATTTATGTATTCGATGACGAAGCTGCTAAATTAGAAGGGTTTGATTTCTTAGCTCAAGGTACGCTATACACAGATATTATCGAGAGTGGGACAGCTACAGCCCAAACGATCAAATCTCACCACAACGTAGGTGGATTACCGGAAGATATGCAGTTCAAACTAATCGAACCGTTAAATACGCTATTTAAAGATGAAGTACGTGCATTAGGTTCTGAATTAGGTATTCCTGATAACATCGTTTGGCGTCAGCCTTTCCCAGGACCAGGTTTAGGAATTCGTGTACTTGGTGCAATTACGGAAGAGAAATTAGAAATTGTACGCGAGTCGGATGCTATTTTACGTGAAGAGATTGCAAAGGCAGACTTAGAGCGTGATATCTGGCAATACTTTACGGTTCTTCCTGACATCCGTAGTGTAGGTGTAATGGGAGATGCTCGTACGTATGATTACACAATCGGTATTCGTGCTGTTACATCGATTGATGGTATGACTTCTGACTGGGCGCGTATTCCTTGGGATGTGCTTGAAGTTATCTCAACGCGTATTGTAAACGAAGTTAAGCATATTAACCGTGTAGTGTATGATATTACAAGTAAGCCACCTGCAACAATTGAATGGGAATAATATGTAAGAAAACCGAACAAACGAACATTCTTTTATAAGAATGTTCGTTTTTTGTTGACTTTTTTAAAAAGTTAATGGTAGGATAGTAACATAAAACAGCGAGATATAGCTTTAATGTCGTATAATCTTGGGGATAAGGCCCAAAAGTTTCTACCGAGCTACCGTAAATGGCTTGACTACGAGAAAGTAATACATGTATGTGTAAAAATCTTTTGTTTTTTGGCTCATACATTTCTCTTTTAGTCGATTTTATGCCTTTACGCGCCATAGTGTAGAGGCATTTTTTATGGCTTGCCTAAGGGCACGCGGCTTCTATAAAGGGAGGAAAAAACGTGAAGAAGTATTTTCGTTTTGAAGAGCTGGGTACTAGCTATCGAAAAGAGTTTATAGCTGGCCTTACAACTTTTCTATCTATGGCTTACATTTTATTTGTTAATCCATCTGTGCTATCACTAAGTGATGTAAAGGATCTACCTGACAGTATGAGAATGGACCAAGGTGCTGTATTTACAGCTACTGCTTTAGCGGCAGCTTTGGGATCAATTGTTATGGGAGTGCTTGGTAGATATCCAATTTCATTAGCTCCAGGTATGGGATTAAACGCATTTTTTGCTTATACAGTTGTTCTGACAATGGGAATTCCGTGGCAGACGGCTTTAACGGGTGTTATGATATCAGGTGTTATTTTTATTCTTTTAACATTAACAAGCCTGCGAGAAAAAATTATTAATTCTATTCCTATTGAATTAAAAATGGCTGTTGGAGCAGGTATTGGTTTATTTATTAGTTTTATTGGTATGAAAGGTGCTGGAATCATTGTCAAAGATGATGCCACATTTGTTGGACTGGGTGATTTAACTAACCCAACAACGTTACTTGCGGTTTTTGGTATTGTAATTACTATTGTATTAATGGTGCTTCGAGTAAATGCAGCTGTATTTATCGGTATGATTGTAACGGCTGTAGCGGGTATGGCTTTTGGTTTAATTGATACACCTAAAGCAGTTGTTTCATCAGTTCCTAGTCTTGACCCGACGTTTGGCGCAGCTTTTCAAAATATCGGTGATATCTTTACTGTAAAGATGCTAGTCGTCAT
Proteins encoded in this region:
- a CDS encoding NCS2 family permease, with translation MKKYFRFEELGTSYRKEFIAGLTTFLSMAYILFVNPSVLSLSDVKDLPDSMRMDQGAVFTATALAAALGSIVMGVLGRYPISLAPGMGLNAFFAYTVVLTMGIPWQTALTGVMISGVIFILLTLTSLREKIINSIPIELKMAVGAGIGLFISFIGMKGAGIIVKDDATFVGLGDLTNPTTLLAVFGIVITIVLMVLRVNAAVFIGMIVTAVAGMAFGLIDTPKAVVSSVPSLDPTFGAAFQNIGDIFTVKMLVVILTFLFVDFFDTAGTMVAVASQAGLMKDNKLPRAGRALLADSSAIVVGAVLGTSSTTAYVESTAGVAAGGRSGFTAIVTAAFFLVALFFSPLLAVVTPAVTAPALITVGALMVSNLGEINWKEFEVAVPAFFTVIMMPLTYSIATGIAVGFIFYPITMLCSKRGKEVHPIMYALCIIFILYFAFLAE
- the guaA gene encoding glutamine-hydrolyzing GMP synthase, whose product is MEGMIVVLDFGSQYNQLITRRIREFGVYSELHPHTITAEEIKALNPKGIIFSGGPNSVYGENAFHCDENIFELGIPVLGICYGMQLMTHHFGGKVEGASHREYGKAAINVQNDSLMYHELPKEQVVWMSHGDLVVETPAGFEVDATSPSCPIAAMSNKEKNMYGVQFHPEVRHSVHGNHILKNFVFEVCDAEANWSIENFIEIEMDKIRETVGDRKVLCALSGGVDSSVVAVLIHKAIGDQLTCMFVDHGLLRKGEAESVMETFSEGFNMNVIKIDAKDRFLEKLSGVSDPEQKRKIIGNEFIYVFDDEAAKLEGFDFLAQGTLYTDIIESGTATAQTIKSHHNVGGLPEDMQFKLIEPLNTLFKDEVRALGSELGIPDNIVWRQPFPGPGLGIRVLGAITEEKLEIVRESDAILREEIAKADLERDIWQYFTVLPDIRSVGVMGDARTYDYTIGIRAVTSIDGMTSDWARIPWDVLEVISTRIVNEVKHINRVVYDITSKPPATIEWE